In one window of Bacteroidota bacterium DNA:
- a CDS encoding amidohydrolase, which yields MQDLKITIIQSNLHWENIEANLKMFSEKISSIKEETDLVVLPEMFSTGFTMNNKFLAEKMNGKTLNWMKQMAKEKNCVVTGSVIIEEKKKYYNRLIWMPPSGKYKTYDKRHLFRYAGEEKYYSAGKKKLIVELNGWKICPMVCYDLRFPVWIRNKIKKDPSTSLGMTAEYDLLLFVANWPERRNHPWKTLLMARAMENQSYVIGINRVGNDGNNIYHSGDSAVINFKGEIISKTPAHEESIETITISKKDLDDWRKNFPAWMDADKFKLL from the coding sequence ATGCAGGATTTAAAAATTACAATCATACAATCTAATCTTCACTGGGAAAATATTGAGGCGAACCTCAAAATGTTTTCAGAAAAAATTTCTTCCATCAAAGAAGAAACTGATTTGGTTGTTCTGCCGGAAATGTTCAGTACGGGTTTTACTATGAATAATAAATTTCTTGCGGAAAAAATGAATGGAAAAACTTTGAACTGGATGAAGCAAATGGCAAAAGAAAAAAATTGCGTTGTAACCGGAAGTGTAATTATCGAGGAGAAAAAAAAATATTACAATCGTTTAATCTGGATGCCTCCAAGCGGCAAATACAAAACGTATGACAAGCGGCATTTGTTCCGCTATGCCGGAGAAGAAAAATATTATTCAGCAGGAAAAAAAAAATTAATTGTGGAATTGAATGGCTGGAAAATTTGCCCGATGGTTTGTTATGATTTGCGTTTCCCGGTATGGATTCGGAATAAAATAAAAAAAGACCCTTCGACTTCGCTCGGAATGACAGCCGAATATGATTTATTATTGTTCGTTGCGAATTGGCCTGAGCGCAGAAATCACCCATGGAAAACTTTGCTGATGGCGCGCGCTATGGAAAATCAATCTTATGTTATCGGAATAAATCGGGTAGGTAATGACGGAAATAATATTTATCACTCAGGAGATTCTGCAGTGATAAATTTCAAAGGAGAAATCATCAGCAAAACTCCAGCGCACGAAGAATCCATCGAGACAATTACAATTTCAAAAAAAGATTTAGACGATTGGCGAAAAAATTTTCCTGCATGGATGGACGCGGATAAATTCAAACTGCTTTAA